One window of the Acaryochloris sp. CCMEE 5410 genome contains the following:
- a CDS encoding tRNA(His) guanylyltransferase Thg1 family protein, which yields MKFTELDKTLRVYETAYDLCVLPGLQMVARLDGRNFTRLTKETLDLDAPFDATFRDAMVATVQHLMTCGFRVLYGYTQSDEISLLLHPDEQTFARKLRKLNSVLAAEASAKLSLILGSMAVFDCRISQLPTVDLVVDYFRWRQEDAHRNALNAHCYWMLRKGGDSAGTATQKLEGLSVGDKNELLFQLGQLNFNDLPPWQKRGVGCVWQSYPTTGVNPISGEVSQGTRTKISVELNLPMKEHYREFVLKRMTSSPEVKP from the coding sequence ATGAAATTTACTGAACTCGATAAAACCTTAAGGGTCTATGAAACCGCTTATGATCTATGCGTTCTGCCGGGGCTACAGATGGTCGCTCGGTTGGATGGACGGAATTTTACTCGGTTAACAAAAGAAACCCTCGATTTAGACGCTCCCTTTGATGCCACCTTTCGGGATGCCATGGTGGCCACAGTTCAGCATTTGATGACCTGTGGGTTTCGAGTTCTTTATGGCTATACCCAAAGCGATGAAATCTCTTTACTGCTGCACCCAGACGAGCAGACCTTTGCTCGTAAGCTACGCAAACTCAACTCCGTGCTTGCAGCGGAAGCCAGTGCGAAACTATCGTTGATCTTAGGCAGTATGGCCGTCTTTGACTGTCGAATCTCCCAACTGCCAACAGTGGATTTAGTGGTCGACTACTTCCGATGGCGACAAGAAGATGCCCACCGCAATGCCCTCAATGCCCATTGCTACTGGATGTTGCGTAAAGGGGGAGATTCAGCAGGCACTGCAACCCAGAAGTTAGAAGGGTTATCCGTTGGCGATAAAAATGAATTGTTGTTTCAACTGGGGCAGCTTAACTTTAATGACTTACCCCCCTGGCAAAAGCGAGGAGTGGGCTGCGTTTGGCAGTCGTATCCAACGACAGGAGTCAACCCCATTTCAGGAGAAGTGTCTCAAGGAACCCGAACAAAAATCAGTGTTGAGCTGAACCTCCCTATGAAAGAGCACTACAGGGAATTTGTCCTTAAGCGAATGACCTCTAGTCCTGAGGTAAAACCCTAA
- a CDS encoding AAA family ATPase: MEAVILVGIQATGKSTFYHHQFGRTHVRINLDMLKTRHREQQFLDTCLSTHQRFVVDNTNPTPGERQRYIQPAQQQGFSITGYYFESKLADALIRNCDRAPDQRIPDKGIRGTASRLILPNL; the protein is encoded by the coding sequence ATGGAAGCTGTAATCTTGGTGGGCATTCAGGCCACGGGTAAATCGACGTTTTATCACCACCAGTTTGGGCGCACCCATGTGCGGATCAACCTGGATATGTTGAAAACACGACATCGTGAGCAACAGTTTTTGGATACCTGCCTATCCACCCACCAACGGTTTGTGGTGGATAACACGAATCCTACCCCTGGTGAGCGACAGCGGTATATCCAACCCGCTCAGCAACAGGGCTTTTCGATTACGGGGTATTACTTTGAATCGAAGCTGGCAGATGCGTTGATTCGGAATTGTGATCGCGCCCCCGACCAACGCATTCCAGACAAAGGGATCCGCGGGACAGCCTCTCGCCTGATCTTGCCTAACCTATGA
- a CDS encoding slipin family protein — translation MFKSFYIKPHERGMLFYRSKFEMFLLPGTHRRMGWHWQVKTFDLNQPQAQIDHLELLLQTHAHSMNEYFTVVRTAHHQAALVRLGQQWCTIGPNQLQAFWRGFIEVEVHLFNLDEGIELPSQFVQRLRDVSLPDLNLVSIPESQLGMLYEQDNFVRPLASGEYGFWTCDRKVSITRYDRTRPDPDFTFVDVLVEQHPAFVASHCEFVQLGNPEVAIVRHQGKVIEILPPCSRKLFWQGVAVEVIDISDDAKLSPALVAELVAGLPDVLDLALDALHILEVPAQHLGLLYEASAFMDTLTPGWHVWWTFGRAWKTEIVDLRLQTLDVSGQEILSKDKVSLRLNLTAGYRITDPVQAKTGLSNIEDYLYKELQFALRSAVGTKSLDQLLEDKGAVDASVSDYIREKTEQYGVSIASVGVKDIILPGEMKSILCQVVEAEKSAQANVIRRREETAATRSMLNTAKVMESNPVALRLKELEVLERIADKIEHIHVNGGLDSILTEMIRINGTRE, via the coding sequence ATGTTTAAGTCTTTTTACATTAAGCCCCATGAGCGGGGCATGTTGTTCTATCGCAGCAAGTTTGAGATGTTTTTGCTGCCGGGTACCCATCGCCGTATGGGGTGGCATTGGCAGGTGAAGACCTTTGATTTAAATCAGCCCCAAGCCCAGATTGACCATTTGGAGCTGTTGTTACAAACCCATGCCCACAGCATGAATGAGTATTTTACGGTGGTGCGCACGGCTCATCATCAAGCTGCCTTAGTGCGGTTAGGGCAACAATGGTGCACGATTGGCCCCAACCAGCTGCAAGCGTTTTGGCGTGGCTTTATTGAGGTTGAAGTACACCTGTTTAATCTGGATGAAGGGATTGAATTGCCGTCCCAGTTTGTCCAGCGATTGCGAGATGTATCGCTACCGGATTTGAATCTGGTGTCAATCCCTGAATCCCAGCTAGGGATGCTCTATGAGCAGGATAATTTTGTGCGGCCTCTCGCGTCTGGAGAGTATGGGTTTTGGACCTGCGATCGCAAAGTCAGTATCACCCGCTATGATCGCACCCGTCCCGATCCAGATTTTACGTTTGTCGACGTACTGGTCGAACAGCATCCCGCTTTCGTCGCCAGTCACTGTGAATTCGTGCAGTTAGGCAATCCGGAGGTTGCCATTGTCCGCCATCAGGGCAAAGTAATCGAGATTTTGCCTCCCTGCAGTCGCAAGCTGTTCTGGCAAGGGGTGGCTGTTGAGGTGATTGACATCAGCGACGATGCCAAGCTCTCCCCCGCGTTGGTGGCTGAGCTGGTCGCTGGCTTGCCGGACGTGTTAGATCTGGCCTTGGACGCCTTACATATTTTGGAAGTCCCGGCCCAGCATTTGGGATTGCTGTATGAAGCCAGTGCCTTTATGGATACGCTGACGCCAGGTTGGCATGTCTGGTGGACGTTTGGCCGGGCTTGGAAAACGGAAATTGTGGATCTGCGTTTGCAGACCCTAGACGTCTCTGGGCAAGAGATTTTGTCCAAGGATAAGGTGTCTCTGCGCCTGAACCTAACGGCGGGCTATCGGATTACGGATCCGGTGCAGGCCAAGACGGGCTTAAGCAATATTGAAGACTACCTGTATAAAGAGCTGCAGTTTGCTTTACGCTCGGCAGTGGGGACCAAGTCTCTAGATCAACTCCTAGAAGATAAGGGGGCGGTTGATGCGAGCGTCTCTGATTATATCCGCGAGAAAACGGAGCAGTATGGGGTTTCCATTGCATCTGTCGGTGTCAAAGACATCATCCTGCCCGGTGAGATGAAGTCGATCCTCTGCCAGGTGGTGGAAGCGGAGAAATCTGCTCAAGCCAACGTGATTCGCCGTCGGGAAGAGACCGCTGCCACCCGCAGTATGCTCAACACCGCCAAAGTGATGGAGAGTAATCCCGTGGCCCTGCGCTTGAAAGAGCTGGAGGTGCTGGAACGGATTGCTGACAAAATCGAGCATATTCATGTCAATGGCGGTCTCGATAGTATCTTGACTGAGATGATCCGCATCAACGGAACGAGAGAGTAG
- a CDS encoding DUF3474 domain-containing protein, with protein MQNSTGIETRGPDVSRSRELPFTLQDIRAAIPPHCFEPSAWRSLSYFFLDIGIIASLYAIAYQIDALWFWPIFWLAQGTMFWALFVVGHDCGHRSFSKYKWLNDLIGHLSHTPILVPFHGWRISHRTHHANTGNIDTDESWYPPTETQYREMPKDVKFVRYYLTLLAYPIYLFKRSPGRKGSHFLPSSPLFKPSEKWDVITSTVLWGAMIAFLAALTYTNGWLFLVKYYLGPYIVFIVWLDVVTLLHHTVPSVPWYPNDNWYFLKGALSTIDHDYGFINPIHHNIGTHVAHHIFLGMPHYHLLTATEAIKPVLGEYYRKSSDPIWKSLWTALRDCRYVPDHGEKVYYQADAKR; from the coding sequence GTGCAAAACTCTACCGGTATTGAAACCAGAGGCCCTGACGTCTCTAGGTCTAGAGAATTACCTTTTACCCTTCAAGATATAAGGGCAGCCATTCCCCCTCATTGCTTTGAGCCCTCAGCCTGGCGATCTCTCTCATATTTCTTTTTAGATATCGGTATTATCGCTAGTTTATACGCCATTGCCTATCAAATTGATGCTCTATGGTTTTGGCCCATCTTTTGGTTAGCTCAAGGCACCATGTTTTGGGCCTTATTCGTCGTCGGCCATGACTGTGGTCATCGCTCCTTTTCCAAATACAAGTGGTTAAACGATCTGATCGGGCATCTCAGCCATACGCCAATTTTGGTTCCTTTTCATGGTTGGCGCATTAGTCACCGGACCCACCATGCCAATACAGGCAATATCGACACGGACGAAAGTTGGTACCCTCCCACGGAAACGCAATACCGAGAGATGCCGAAGGATGTCAAATTCGTCCGTTACTATTTGACCCTATTGGCCTATCCCATCTACCTCTTCAAACGGTCTCCTGGACGCAAGGGCTCTCATTTCCTACCTAGTAGCCCTTTATTCAAGCCTTCCGAGAAATGGGACGTCATCACCAGTACAGTCCTATGGGGAGCCATGATCGCTTTTCTAGCAGCGCTCACCTACACCAATGGCTGGTTATTCTTAGTCAAATATTATCTCGGTCCCTATATTGTCTTTATCGTTTGGCTAGACGTCGTCACCTTGTTGCACCATACCGTACCCAGTGTGCCTTGGTACCCCAATGACAATTGGTATTTTCTCAAAGGTGCGCTCTCCACCATCGACCATGACTATGGGTTTATCAATCCCATTCATCACAATATTGGCACTCATGTCGCCCACCATATTTTCTTGGGTATGCCTCACTATCATTTACTAACGGCAACAGAAGCAATCAAGCCGGTCTTAGGTGAGTACTATCGAAAGTCTTCAGATCCCATTTGGAAGAGTTTATGGACTGCCTTGAGAGATTGCCGATACGTTCCTGATCATGGGGAAAAAGTTTACTATCAAGCTGACGCCAAGCGCTAA
- a CDS encoding helix-turn-helix domain-containing protein, translating to MPRKQLGKKDQLIINIAAQKIGRRMKQLRAHLGLSQVQIAKNLSISVRQWSGCECGDYLLNIDFLILLNTYYQVSIDWLLTGKGNMFMDDTSETEQKITSQELAEELKVLITRLED from the coding sequence ATGCCTCGCAAGCAACTCGGGAAAAAAGATCAGCTAATTATTAATATTGCAGCCCAAAAAATTGGCAGACGAATGAAGCAGCTACGGGCTCATTTGGGGTTGTCCCAAGTTCAAATCGCCAAGAATCTTTCTATCTCTGTCAGACAGTGGTCTGGCTGTGAGTGCGGTGATTATTTGCTAAATATAGATTTTTTAATTTTGCTCAACACCTATTATCAGGTGTCCATCGATTGGCTATTGACGGGTAAAGGCAATATGTTTATGGATGATACTAGTGAGACTGAGCAAAAAATTACCAGTCAAGAATTAGCTGAAGAGCTAAAAGTTCTAATCACGCGTTTAGAAGACTAA
- a CDS encoding TM2 domain-containing protein — protein sequence MVFSTFGICGIHRFYLGKPVSGILYFVPSGFWALVKWSTFPYSRDG from the coding sequence TTGGTTTTCTCTACCTTTGGCATCTGTGGAATTCACCGATTCTACCTAGGCAAACCCGTTAGCGGCATTCTCTACTTTGTACCTTCGGGTTTCTGGGCATTGGTCAAGTGGTCGACCTTTCCTTATTCCAGAGATGGTTGA
- a CDS encoding D-alanyl-D-alanine carboxypeptidase family protein: MTTAVIVWLAASLQLVPVIHLSRRAVTPPSAHLLANIPTIAPATAAPISLYEACPPSRMLPLQLGSSNSAASAPNNYYGHLSYAENEDNRLVNVGEFVRGTYRRSEYLDQEAAAAFTQLVNAAADANLTLQPISGFRSVNDQKELFVNKCKARECRSSHQA, encoded by the coding sequence TTGACCACAGCGGTGATTGTCTGGCTGGCGGCTAGCCTTCAACTGGTCCCCGTGATTCACCTGTCTCGCAGAGCAGTCACCCCACCCTCTGCTCATCTCCTGGCGAACATCCCAACCATTGCCCCTGCAACAGCCGCCCCCATCTCCCTGTATGAAGCTTGCCCTCCATCTCGAATGCTCCCTCTCCAGCTAGGCTCCAGCAACTCGGCCGCTTCTGCACCTAACAATTACTATGGTCATCTCTCCTATGCTGAGAATGAAGATAACCGACTGGTAAACGTTGGAGAGTTTGTGCGAGGGACGTATCGTCGGTCTGAGTATTTGGATCAAGAAGCAGCGGCAGCCTTTACCCAATTGGTTAATGCCGCTGCTGATGCCAATCTCACGCTTCAACCTATCTCTGGGTTTCGCTCAGTGAATGACCAAAAAGAGCTGTTCGTAAACAAGTGCAAAGCTAGGGAGTGTAGAAGCAGCCACCAAGCTTAG
- a CDS encoding DapH/DapD/GlmU-related protein encodes MYTRGPVIIEDDVWLGAGTTVLDGVKIGKGCIVGAGAVVTKDLPAYAIAAGVPAKVIKMREGISLDEPREVRSKIIPDLLLRGVNWNCLLFHSHYLCCNDPPP; translated from the coding sequence GTGTATACACGTGGCCCAGTCATTATTGAAGATGATGTTTGGCTAGGCGCTGGCACTACTGTACTAGACGGGGTCAAGATTGGTAAAGGCTGCATTGTAGGAGCAGGTGCAGTGGTCACCAAAGATTTACCCGCATATGCGATCGCAGCTGGCGTACCCGCTAAAGTGATCAAAATGCGGGAAGGTATCAGTCTTGATGAGCCTCGAGAGGTGAGATCAAAAATCATTCCGGACCTGCTTTTAAGAGGAGTGAATTGGAACTGTCTACTCTTTCATAGCCACTATTTGTGTTGCAATGACCCACCACCCTGA
- a CDS encoding DUF3352 domain-containing protein: MASDNRFFCFTTRSNFFFEEIFNGTKWKLIVPGIIAGAVAIGGIAAYFYLKVIPAREGTSPVASAKIVPDEAWMAGYVDITSDSWEKLKDFGTPEAQDLVFGGSMR, translated from the coding sequence TTGGCTTCAGATAATCGGTTTTTCTGTTTCACCACGCGATCTAATTTCTTTTTTGAGGAGATATTTAATGGCACCAAATGGAAACTGATTGTTCCTGGAATTATCGCGGGTGCAGTCGCGATCGGGGGGATTGCTGCATATTTTTACCTAAAGGTTATTCCTGCCCGTGAAGGAACCAGTCCAGTCGCCAGTGCAAAAATTGTGCCCGATGAAGCCTGGATGGCAGGCTATGTTGATATTACGTCGGATTCTTGGGAGAAACTGAAAGATTTTGGTACTCCCGAAGCTCAAGATCTGGTGTTTGGTGGTTCGATGAGATGA